The following are from one region of the Heliangelus exortis chromosome 29, bHelExo1.hap1, whole genome shotgun sequence genome:
- the CD79B gene encoding B-cell antigen receptor complex-associated protein beta chain: MVDPSRSPWVLRAGLCLLALLSGGISADKSTWNNTDLECPRVLQHPHYVVARRDVPLHLICYTQDAQGMRWYRTMGDSDELHELNNTSRYSIQRNNSLISLSILSISPTDRGLYVCGTESRVVPGKQLHLCAMELQVLGHSTRQQIQNRQNLKDATIIIQSILLVIFISIPMLLFLGKGEGKQSPEEEHTYEGLAVEQMATYEDITPFRDVKAKWTVGEHPGEE; this comes from the exons ATGGTTGATCCCAGCAGGAGCCCATGGGTGCTGCGGGCCGGGCTCTGcctcctggccctgctctcAG GTGGGATCTCAGCAGACAAAAGCACCTGGAACAACACAG ATCTGGAGTgccccagggtgctgcagcaCCCACACTACGTGGTGGCCAGGAGGGACGTTCCCCTCCACCTCATCTGCTACACCCAGGACGCCCAGGGCATGAGGTGGTACAGAACCATGGGGGACAGTGATGAACTCCACGAGCTCAACAACACCTCCCGCTACAGCATCCAGAGGAACAACAGCCTCATCAGCCTGAGCATCCTCAGCATCAGCCCCACTGACCGGGGTCTCTACGTCTGTGGCACCGAGAGCCGCGTGGTGCCGGGGAAGCAGCTGCACCTCTGTGCCATGGAGCTCCAGGTCCTGG gtcACAGCACCAGGCAGCAGATCCAGAACAGACAGAACCTGAAAGATGCCACCATCATCATCCAGTCCATCCTGCTGGTCATCTTCATCAGCATCCCCATGCTCCTCTTCCTAGGAAAA GGTGAAGGCAAGCAAAGCCCAGAGGAGGAGCACACCTATGAG GGCCTGGCAGTGGAGCAGATGGCCACCTATGAGGACATCACTCCTTTCCGGGATGTGAAGGCCAAGTGGACAGTTGGGGAGCACCCAGGAGAGGAGTGA
- the RDM1 gene encoding RAD52 motif-containing protein 1 isoform X2: MAEVVEFRVPTGSAQTLLVWGLEPQPGLEHSLYSAFSKFGLLYSVRAHSSAAGAGPGSYAILKFYSSGDARRAQRACNGQRLFQKSALKVCVCTKQKGFQQQGLALNSNKCQELANHYLGFNGWSSHIITLQEVSGFGGENEEQSVKYLCAVEVTLPTHGVCTRGVALAEADVENTEDPLQFITASRRVQKVAVGKALSAAFQKILLVVLENGKVAVEYNSTQEQLTDSLAEEELKGLVQVNEVSLEQFDFEEEVLSDLSFDDELPRQEMPCS; this comes from the exons ATGGCGGAGGTGGTGGAGTTCCGGGTACCCACCGGGAGCGCCCAAACTTTGCTGGTCTGGGGGCTGGAGCCTCAGCCGGGCCTTGAG cattCCTTGTATTCAGCATTTTCCAAGTTCGGGCTGCTCTACTCCGTTCGTGCACACAGCAGTGCAGCAGGGGCAGGGCCGGGCTCCTACGCCATCCTCAAGTTTTATTCCTCTGGAGACGCGCGCAGAGCCCAACGCGCCTGCAACGGGCAAAGGCTCTTCCAGAAATCTGCCCTGAAG GTCTGTGTTTGCACCAAGCAGAAAGGGTTTCAGCAACAAGGCCTTGCTCTCAACAGCAACAAGTGCCAGGAGTTGGCCAACCACTACCTTGGCTTTAATGGCTGGTCCAGTCACATCATCACA CTGCAGGAGGTGTCTGGCTTTGGTGGTGAGAATGAGGAGCAGTCTGTGAAATACCTGTGTGCTGTGGAGGTGACTCTGCCCACCCACGGGGTGTGCACCAGGGGGGTTGCTCTGGCTGAGGCAGACGTGGAGAACACTGAAG ATCCTCTCCAGTTCATCACAGCCTCCAGGAGAGTTCAGAAGGTTGCTGTTGGGAAGGCTTTGTCTGCTGCCTTTCAGAAGATACTCCTGGTAGTCTTAG AGAATGGGAAAGTGGCTGTGGAGTACAATTCCACCCAAGAGCAGCTCACAGATTCCTTAGCAGAAGAGGAACTGAAGGGGCTTGTTCAG GTCAACGAAGTGTCCTTGGAGCAGTTTGACTTCGAAGAGGAAGTTTTGTCTGATCTCAGTTTTGATGATGAGCTCCCTAGGCAGGAGATGCCATGTAGTTAG
- the GH1 gene encoding somatotropin: MNWIWGGLSSARVQQDAEDGETSASRGRRSREFTPCSGGSPRGCSHPSSHSAAGSWFSPLLVAVITLGLQWPQEAATFPAMPLSNLFANAVLRAQHLHLLAAETYKEFERTYIPEDQRHTNKNSQAAFCYSETIPAPTGKDDAQQKSDMELLRFSLILIQSWLTPVQYLSKVFTNNLVFGTSDRVYEKLKDLEEGIQALMRELEDRSPRGPLILKPTYEKFDIHLRSEDALLKNYSLLSCFKKDLHKVETYLKVMKCRRYGEGNCTV, translated from the exons ATGAACTGGATTTGGGGAGGGTTAAGCTCAGCCAGAGTTCAACAAGATGCTGAGGATGGTGAAACCTCagccagcagaggcagaagaagCAGGGAATTCACCCCCTGCTCAGGAGGGTCCCCGAGGGGCTGCTCACACCCTTCCTCTCACTCTGCTGCAGGCTCCTGGTTCTCTCCTCTCCTCGTTGCTGTCATCACCCTGGGACTGCAGTGGCCACAGGAAGCTGCCACCTTCCCAGCCATGCCCCTTTCCAACCTCTTTGCCAACGCAGTGCTGAGGGCTCAGCACCTTCACCTCCTGGCTGCAGAGACATACAAAGAGTTT GAACGCACCTATATTCCAGAGGACCAGAGACACACCAACAAAAACTCCCAGGCAGCATTTTGCTACTCAGAAaccatccctgctcccacagGGAAGGATGATGCCCAGCAGAAATCG GACATGGAACTTCTTCGGTTTTCACTGATTCTCATCCAGTCCTGGCTGACCCCAGTGCAGTACCTAAGCAAGGTGTTCACAAACAACCTGGTTTTTGGCACCTCAGACAGAGTGTATGAAAAGCTAAAGGACCTGGAAGAAGGGATCCAAGCTCTGATGAGG gagctggaggacCGGAGCCCGCGGGGTCCCCTGATCCTCAAACCCACCTACGAGAAATTCGACATCCACCTGCGGAGCGAGGACGCTCTGCTGAAAAACTACAGCTTGCTGTCCTGCTTCAAGAAGGACCTGCACAAGGTGGAGACCTACCTGAAGGTGATGAAATGCCGGCGCTACGGGGAGGGGAACTGCACCGTCTGA
- the RDM1 gene encoding RAD52 motif-containing protein 1 isoform X1, with amino-acid sequence MAEVVEFRVPTGSAQTLLVWGLEPQPGLEIIRSLRSLSPSLPLSPRSTRRYFQRLFLVFFPLLFPQHSLYSAFSKFGLLYSVRAHSSAAGAGPGSYAILKFYSSGDARRAQRACNGQRLFQKSALKVCVCTKQKGFQQQGLALNSNKCQELANHYLGFNGWSSHIITLQEVSGFGGENEEQSVKYLCAVEVTLPTHGVCTRGVALAEADVENTEDPLQFITASRRVQKVAVGKALSAAFQKILLVVLENGKVAVEYNSTQEQLTDSLAEEELKGLVQVNEVSLEQFDFEEEVLSDLSFDDELPRQEMPCS; translated from the exons ATGGCGGAGGTGGTGGAGTTCCGGGTACCCACCGGGAGCGCCCAAACTTTGCTGGTCTGGGGGCTGGAGCCTCAGCCGGGCCTTGAG ATAATCAGGTCTCTGAGGAGCCTCTCTCCGTCGCTGCCACTCAGCCCGCGGAGCACCCGTAGGTATTTCCAAAGactctttttggttttttttcctcttctttttcctcagcattCCTTGTATTCAGCATTTTCCAAGTTCGGGCTGCTCTACTCCGTTCGTGCACACAGCAGTGCAGCAGGGGCAGGGCCGGGCTCCTACGCCATCCTCAAGTTTTATTCCTCTGGAGACGCGCGCAGAGCCCAACGCGCCTGCAACGGGCAAAGGCTCTTCCAGAAATCTGCCCTGAAG GTCTGTGTTTGCACCAAGCAGAAAGGGTTTCAGCAACAAGGCCTTGCTCTCAACAGCAACAAGTGCCAGGAGTTGGCCAACCACTACCTTGGCTTTAATGGCTGGTCCAGTCACATCATCACA CTGCAGGAGGTGTCTGGCTTTGGTGGTGAGAATGAGGAGCAGTCTGTGAAATACCTGTGTGCTGTGGAGGTGACTCTGCCCACCCACGGGGTGTGCACCAGGGGGGTTGCTCTGGCTGAGGCAGACGTGGAGAACACTGAAG ATCCTCTCCAGTTCATCACAGCCTCCAGGAGAGTTCAGAAGGTTGCTGTTGGGAAGGCTTTGTCTGCTGCCTTTCAGAAGATACTCCTGGTAGTCTTAG AGAATGGGAAAGTGGCTGTGGAGTACAATTCCACCCAAGAGCAGCTCACAGATTCCTTAGCAGAAGAGGAACTGAAGGGGCTTGTTCAG GTCAACGAAGTGTCCTTGGAGCAGTTTGACTTCGAAGAGGAAGTTTTGTCTGATCTCAGTTTTGATGATGAGCTCCCTAGGCAGGAGATGCCATGTAGTTAG